The Methanocella arvoryzae MRE50 genome includes a region encoding these proteins:
- a CDS encoding 2-hydroxymuconate tautomerase: MPVVEVKMWDGRTAEQKKQIVEGITKVFTDQGVPAEAVHVVLISVKKEDWAIGGRMCSEQ; the protein is encoded by the coding sequence ATGCCAGTCGTAGAAGTCAAGATGTGGGACGGCCGCACGGCCGAGCAGAAGAAGCAGATCGTCGAAGGGATCACCAAAGTATTCACCGACCAGGGCGTGCCCGCCGAAGCGGTCCACGTAGTCCTGATCAGCGTGAAGAAAGAGGACTGGGCCATCGGCGGCAGGATGTGCAGCGAGCAGTAG
- a CDS encoding cytochrome b/b6 domain-containing protein, translating to MMEKEKPKAGNRMIVVRHTTLERLSHYANIVFLTALLLTGFCVYMGLPYLSYNDAFAIHVLSGAAFVAVNWIVVPYNAIVNGKLAEYWLWPSDIRRLARTLSSFFSGKESPRYTIYDEQGRRFINRLHPVTKLLIYSHYVALFIASFTGLVLYSTTLTVLDTNISGIVLKVLDFVAPTMSLSGLGLARLLHIAAAYWFIIETVIHVGMVQLDPRKFLHIKSMFLTGKEDLMQDSTAEIVNTKED from the coding sequence ATGATGGAGAAAGAGAAGCCGAAAGCCGGCAACCGGATGATCGTCGTCCGCCACACCACCCTGGAAAGGCTGTCCCACTACGCGAACATTGTCTTCCTGACCGCCCTCCTCCTGACCGGTTTCTGCGTCTACATGGGCCTCCCGTACCTGAGCTATAACGACGCCTTCGCGATACACGTCCTTTCTGGCGCCGCGTTCGTGGCAGTCAACTGGATCGTGGTGCCCTACAACGCCATCGTCAACGGCAAGCTGGCCGAATACTGGCTGTGGCCCTCCGACATCAGGAGGCTGGCCAGGACCCTGTCCAGCTTCTTCTCGGGCAAAGAATCCCCGCGCTACACGATCTACGACGAGCAGGGCCGCCGGTTCATAAACCGCCTGCACCCGGTCACCAAGCTGCTGATCTACTCCCATTATGTTGCCCTGTTCATCGCATCGTTTACCGGGCTGGTCCTCTACTCCACCACGCTGACAGTGCTGGACACGAACATATCTGGGATAGTACTGAAAGTGCTGGACTTCGTCGCGCCGACCATGAGCCTGTCGGGATTAGGGCTTGCCAGGTTGCTGCACATAGCGGCGGCTTACTGGTTCATCATCGAGACAGTCATCCACGTGGGCATGGTGCAGTTAGACCCGAGGAAATTTTTGCATATAAAATCGATGTTCCTGACAGGGAAGGAAGACCTGATGCAGGACTCGACTGCTGAAATTGTGAACACAAAAGAAGATTAA
- a CDS encoding hydrogenase small subunit: MDGPVLPGLGRRAFLALAATTGAAAFLAMHSPGVAAAIADSRKKLLWLRGSGCGGCTASFLNGGYPDVLAALDSVGAVITYHDGLMAQQGITLDGVSKTPDTYNALKKLDLLIDSGDYVLVVEGAIPNGPDGTGKYCTTGGRAVKEIFSEAAEKAETIIALGTCAAFGGISSAGRSVTDARGVAYTGASRFNGILSELNMRKKVINVPGCPAHPDWFLLTLADVLSGAEVTVDDYRRPAAFFSKSAIHDTCTRRGSYDQGQRDTQFAGEGCLYGAGCKGMITYADCPVRRWNGGVSTCTLAGGPCVGCVEAEFPGAFMPFFNRVEDRSLISGTNVDLGAKVILGAAILGAGVHAVKRLAIGDNDNEGDGDEEKLSEKRSRRGR; encoded by the coding sequence ATGGACGGCCCAGTATTGCCGGGGCTGGGCAGGAGAGCGTTTCTTGCACTGGCCGCTACGACCGGAGCCGCCGCTTTTCTCGCAATGCACAGCCCAGGCGTCGCCGCCGCGATCGCGGACTCCAGAAAGAAGCTTTTATGGCTGAGGGGCTCGGGCTGCGGAGGGTGTACTGCCTCGTTCCTGAACGGTGGGTACCCGGACGTGCTGGCGGCCCTCGACAGCGTTGGAGCGGTGATTACGTATCACGACGGCCTCATGGCCCAGCAAGGCATCACCCTCGACGGCGTGTCCAAGACTCCCGACACTTACAATGCGCTCAAGAAGCTCGACCTGCTCATCGATTCGGGCGACTACGTGCTGGTGGTCGAGGGCGCCATTCCTAACGGCCCTGATGGCACCGGCAAGTATTGCACCACCGGCGGCCGGGCGGTGAAGGAGATCTTTTCCGAGGCGGCGGAGAAGGCCGAGACGATCATCGCGCTGGGAACGTGCGCCGCTTTCGGCGGCATTTCCTCGGCCGGCCGGAGCGTCACCGACGCCCGCGGCGTCGCTTATACGGGCGCCTCCCGTTTTAATGGCATCCTGAGCGAGCTGAACATGCGCAAGAAGGTGATCAACGTCCCGGGCTGCCCCGCGCACCCCGACTGGTTCCTGCTGACGCTGGCCGACGTGCTCTCCGGCGCAGAGGTGACGGTGGACGATTATCGCCGGCCTGCGGCCTTCTTCAGCAAGAGCGCCATCCACGATACCTGTACGAGACGGGGCTCTTACGATCAGGGGCAGAGAGATACGCAGTTTGCAGGCGAAGGCTGCCTCTACGGCGCGGGCTGCAAAGGTATGATCACATACGCAGACTGCCCTGTCAGAAGGTGGAACGGCGGGGTAAGCACCTGCACCCTCGCAGGCGGGCCGTGCGTGGGCTGCGTCGAAGCAGAGTTCCCGGGCGCTTTCATGCCCTTCTTCAACAGGGTGGAGGACAGGAGCCTGATATCAGGCACCAACGTCGACCTCGGGGCCAAGGTGATCCTGGGCGCCGCCATTCTCGGGGCGGGCGTCCACGCGGTAAAACGCCTCGCGATAGGGGACAACGATAACGAAGGCGACGGCGACGAGGAGAAGCTGTCTGAAAAGCGCAGCAGGAGGGGTCGGTAA
- the tatC gene encoding twin-arginine translocase subunit TatC, with the protein MAAESSLPPGDMEMSLSEHLRELRNRLIIVIAVTLLLMLAIFPFSAGLVDAVLAHAVPSYVKITTYAPMEMFKARLTMCFIGAITVGFPLLVYEAFRFAAPGLYPHEKRFLYLVFPFSLLLFVAGGLVAYFVTLPLFFSIVIGHGLEVAAPALSVGETFSIVTNFVAGLGLVFQVPLIIVLAIKMGLVKRETLVKGRLGVYGLLFGVAMFFSPDPTLFSQLIVLAVLAILFEVSMVLTRFL; encoded by the coding sequence ATGGCAGCCGAAAGTAGCCTTCCGCCCGGGGACATGGAGATGAGCCTGTCGGAGCACCTCAGGGAGCTGAGGAACCGGCTGATCATTGTGATCGCCGTCACTCTTTTGCTTATGCTTGCTATCTTTCCGTTCTCCGCCGGCCTGGTGGACGCAGTTCTTGCCCATGCTGTGCCTTCTTACGTGAAGATCACGACTTATGCGCCGATGGAGATGTTTAAGGCGAGGCTGACCATGTGCTTCATCGGGGCGATCACCGTGGGCTTTCCGCTGCTGGTGTACGAGGCGTTCCGGTTTGCAGCGCCGGGACTGTACCCGCATGAGAAGCGTTTTCTGTACCTGGTGTTCCCGTTCTCGCTCCTGCTCTTCGTCGCGGGAGGCCTCGTCGCATACTTCGTGACCCTGCCGCTGTTCTTCAGCATCGTCATTGGGCATGGGCTGGAGGTAGCCGCGCCTGCGTTGTCCGTGGGCGAGACGTTCTCGATCGTGACCAACTTCGTGGCAGGCCTGGGCCTCGTCTTCCAGGTGCCGCTGATCATCGTGCTGGCGATCAAGATGGGCCTGGTGAAGAGAGAGACGCTGGTCAAAGGCCGGCTGGGAGTGTACGGGCTGCTTTTCGGCGTGGCCATGTTCTTCTCCCCGGACCCGACGTTGTTCTCCCAGCTCATTGTACTGGCTGTGCTGGCCATACTGTTCGAGGTAAGCATGGTGCTGACCCGCTTCCTGTGA
- a CDS encoding DUF92 domain-containing protein, whose product MYPGTRAGGAGRQQPPHSPQHSLKYELKRQSAYISLGLLALLFPFLPKGLIVLGVFIVTLIIMYMPRDSPVFKTLSSEKDRETGVLLGPLKFCFAILLLAILVMVLDFPVYVLSAVIGTVAFGEGVATIVTRLVKGDPAIFWSITLLVLGTAFAFLFGYWVIVNGGLPASINVNPVHFMFFLAVIGTVTGALLYTIVDEDDIAIPLGAGMAMWLFSSLAYSAMPDPAEIALAVAVPLAIGIVTYKLNAVDLSGALSGVLCGVLLIVFGGFEWFILLLAFLILGTIFTKYKYQYKRKVGAAESNQGSRGYKNVFGNCFVPLIFVVAYGVLGGTTYVPYLGYIDQSIFLIGFLGAMATATADTLASEIGSTYRGQPIMITTLRRVPPGTDGGVSPLGEAASIFGALAIAVIAIPLGLRANSVGTMVFITVLTGFLGTNIDSLFGATLQRRGLLSNAGVNFVATLFGGLFAMAVYYLFFM is encoded by the coding sequence ATGTATCCCGGCACCAGGGCAGGAGGCGCAGGCAGACAGCAGCCACCGCACTCCCCGCAGCACTCCCTTAAGTACGAGCTTAAGCGGCAGTCTGCGTACATTTCTCTCGGCCTCCTCGCGCTGCTCTTTCCCTTCCTGCCGAAAGGGCTGATCGTGCTGGGCGTGTTCATCGTCACCCTGATCATCATGTACATGCCCCGGGATTCCCCGGTGTTCAAGACACTCTCGTCCGAAAAGGACCGGGAGACCGGCGTTCTCCTCGGCCCCCTGAAGTTCTGCTTCGCAATATTACTCCTCGCGATCCTGGTCATGGTGCTGGACTTCCCGGTGTACGTGCTGTCCGCGGTGATCGGCACAGTGGCGTTCGGAGAAGGGGTGGCCACCATCGTCACCCGGCTTGTCAAGGGCGACCCGGCCATATTCTGGAGCATCACCCTGCTGGTCCTCGGCACCGCCTTCGCCTTCCTCTTCGGCTACTGGGTTATCGTGAACGGAGGCCTGCCCGCCAGTATCAACGTTAATCCAGTCCACTTCATGTTCTTCCTCGCCGTCATCGGCACAGTCACCGGAGCTTTACTATATACCATAGTGGACGAGGACGACATCGCCATCCCGCTGGGCGCGGGCATGGCCATGTGGCTCTTCTCTTCGCTGGCATACTCCGCCATGCCCGACCCGGCAGAGATCGCCCTCGCCGTCGCCGTTCCCCTGGCCATAGGCATCGTCACCTACAAGCTCAACGCTGTCGACCTCTCGGGCGCCCTGAGCGGCGTGCTCTGCGGCGTACTTCTGATAGTATTCGGAGGCTTCGAGTGGTTCATCCTGCTGCTGGCCTTCCTCATCCTGGGCACCATCTTCACCAAGTACAAGTACCAGTACAAGCGCAAGGTCGGCGCCGCCGAGTCCAACCAGGGCTCCAGGGGCTACAAGAACGTCTTCGGCAATTGTTTCGTCCCCCTCATCTTCGTCGTCGCCTACGGGGTGCTGGGAGGCACCACCTACGTGCCCTACCTCGGCTACATCGACCAGTCGATATTCCTGATCGGCTTCCTCGGCGCCATGGCCACCGCCACGGCCGACACGCTGGCCAGCGAGATCGGCAGCACCTACCGGGGCCAGCCCATCATGATCACCACCCTCCGCAGAGTGCCCCCAGGCACAGACGGCGGCGTGTCACCGCTGGGCGAGGCCGCATCCATCTTCGGGGCGCTCGCCATCGCCGTCATCGCCATCCCGCTGGGGCTCCGTGCCAACAGCGTCGGAACCATGGTCTTCATCACCGTGCTCACCGGCTTCCTCGGCACAAACATAGACAGCCTCTTCGGAGCTACATTACAGCGGAGAGGTTTACTGTCCAACGCCGGCGTCAACTTCGTAGCCACGCTTTTCGGCGGGCTGTTCGCCATGGCAGTCTACTACTTGTTCTTCATGTAA
- the uppS gene encoding polyprenyl diphosphate synthase, which translates to MTGMLARQIAYRFYEKSMLRSIKGERVPKCIAVVVSDADLVDRPSTLKLASLAEWCTEMGVGELSIYVSTTEGSTVPGLADCIYQTLQGAGFPGKVVSPGKVRQLTGHKPLTVSLSIGYGGKHELTNALREIMEDVRAGKIQPKDIDEAMVEAHLIFRCEPDLFIRTGEERLSDFLIWQSVYSELYFTDVNWEEFRKVDLLRAIRDYQLRQRRFGK; encoded by the coding sequence ATGACTGGAATGCTCGCCAGACAAATTGCTTACAGGTTTTACGAGAAATCCATGCTCAGGAGTATCAAAGGCGAGCGCGTACCAAAGTGTATCGCGGTCGTCGTGTCGGACGCGGACCTCGTAGACAGGCCATCCACCCTCAAGCTCGCCAGCCTGGCGGAGTGGTGCACCGAGATGGGCGTCGGAGAACTATCGATCTACGTGAGCACAACCGAAGGAAGCACCGTGCCAGGCCTCGCGGACTGCATCTACCAGACCCTGCAGGGAGCCGGCTTTCCCGGGAAAGTGGTGTCCCCGGGCAAAGTCAGGCAGCTGACCGGCCACAAACCCCTGACCGTGAGCCTCTCTATCGGCTACGGAGGCAAACACGAGCTGACCAACGCCCTCCGGGAAATCATGGAAGACGTCAGGGCTGGCAAAATCCAGCCGAAAGACATAGATGAGGCCATGGTCGAAGCCCACCTCATCTTCCGGTGCGAGCCCGACCTCTTCATCAGGACCGGCGAAGAAAGGCTGAGCGACTTCCTCATCTGGCAGTCCGTCTACTCCGAGCTTTATTTTACGGACGTCAACTGGGAAGAGTTCCGGAAGGTGGATCTGCTGAGAGCCATCAGGGACTACCAGCTCAGGCAGCGGCGGTTCGGGAAATAG
- a CDS encoding nickel-dependent hydrogenase large subunit yields MKDGSVVDARCSGTTYRGFEQMMIGRDPMDAVYFTQRVCGMCSTPHATAAAGAVESLAGATGQIPKDALLVRNILNGLAWLRSHVENLYLSFLPDLADPIYGDLLRYSDVGTALTGELAGRFNVPGYASTGHTAPGSAYTDAIRFVKLTGEAEAILGGRSPHSPVIVPGGVTVRPSASDLMKLKGCYASIVDFLERRLTYPLSLDEWLENTHSTQANPDFILNRIKSLPTGDLSMEKGWNDMQLFSVFCSRMMSYDFLSMPIYVELDTLGGYPLYDQLIGFLNYGGFYRVRDRAGNFTDGYSPVDGEEGTFEIPSGFTPGSMPNLFDSPGKADPAMVAEQVSGSFFSYSGGETALKPEAGETSPSPRAADIDYSGHKYSFVKAPRYGNVPCETGPLARMINSREPYIMNIMQMMHFSNPVFSSGKSYNRTSVYTRVLSRMQECLITAQLLGRWIDDLEVHSDPRKYCVPVTPGRGEAGACMIEAPRGALGHWMRLDEDGRIAGYQIISPTTWNASPRDAETKFGPIELSLIGAKTTPRGNIPGSEVNPISLYHIIRSFDPCVSCAVHTIRTG; encoded by the coding sequence ATGAAAGACGGCTCGGTCGTCGACGCGAGGTGCTCCGGCACCACCTACCGGGGCTTCGAGCAGATGATGATCGGCCGGGACCCCATGGACGCAGTATACTTTACCCAGCGGGTGTGCGGCATGTGCTCGACGCCCCACGCCACGGCGGCGGCCGGGGCAGTCGAGAGCCTGGCCGGGGCTACAGGCCAGATACCGAAGGATGCGCTGCTCGTGCGCAACATCCTGAACGGCCTGGCATGGCTGCGCAGCCACGTGGAGAACCTGTACCTGTCGTTCCTGCCTGACCTGGCGGACCCGATCTACGGCGATCTCCTCAGGTATTCCGACGTGGGCACCGCCCTGACCGGAGAGCTGGCCGGCAGGTTCAACGTGCCCGGCTACGCGTCTACAGGACATACGGCCCCGGGGTCGGCGTATACAGACGCGATCAGGTTCGTCAAGCTCACGGGAGAGGCGGAAGCCATTCTGGGCGGACGCTCCCCTCACTCCCCGGTAATTGTGCCGGGAGGCGTCACGGTCCGGCCTTCCGCCTCAGACCTCATGAAGCTCAAAGGATGCTACGCCAGCATCGTGGACTTCCTGGAGAGGCGGCTCACCTACCCCCTGTCGCTGGACGAGTGGCTCGAGAACACCCACAGCACGCAGGCTAACCCCGACTTCATCCTCAACCGGATCAAATCCCTCCCGACCGGAGACCTGTCCATGGAGAAGGGCTGGAATGACATGCAGCTCTTCTCGGTGTTCTGCTCCCGGATGATGAGCTATGACTTCCTGTCCATGCCCATCTACGTTGAGCTGGATACGCTGGGCGGCTACCCGCTGTACGATCAGCTGATCGGGTTCCTGAACTACGGCGGGTTCTACAGGGTCAGGGACAGGGCCGGCAACTTTACCGACGGCTATTCCCCGGTGGACGGCGAGGAAGGCACCTTCGAGATCCCCTCCGGATTCACTCCGGGCAGCATGCCCAACCTCTTCGACAGCCCCGGAAAAGCAGACCCCGCAATGGTGGCAGAGCAGGTAAGCGGCTCATTCTTCTCCTACAGTGGTGGTGAGACGGCCCTGAAGCCTGAGGCCGGAGAGACATCCCCCTCCCCCAGAGCGGCAGACATCGACTACTCGGGGCATAAGTACAGCTTTGTCAAGGCGCCCAGGTATGGCAACGTGCCCTGCGAAACAGGACCCCTGGCCAGGATGATCAACTCCAGAGAGCCCTACATCATGAACATCATGCAGATGATGCATTTCAGCAACCCTGTATTCTCGAGCGGCAAAAGCTACAACAGGACCAGCGTCTACACCAGAGTCCTGTCCCGCATGCAGGAGTGCCTGATCACCGCGCAGCTGCTCGGCAGGTGGATCGACGACCTAGAAGTCCACTCCGACCCGAGGAAGTACTGTGTACCGGTCACCCCCGGCCGCGGAGAGGCCGGGGCATGCATGATCGAAGCGCCTCGGGGAGCCCTCGGCCACTGGATGCGTCTGGACGAGGACGGAAGGATCGCCGGCTACCAGATCATCTCCCCGACCACATGGAACGCCTCGCCCCGGGACGCCGAGACCAAGTTCGGGCCGATAGAGCTGTCCCTGATCGGCGCCAAGACCACCCCGCGCGGGAACATACCCGGCTCGGAGGTCAACCCGATCAGCCTGTACCACATCATCCGCTCGTTCGACCCCTGCGTCTCCTGCGCCGTCCACACGATCAGGACAGGGTGA
- a CDS encoding molybdenum cofactor guanylyltransferase: MRSGIILAGGRSTRFGGGEKSLKEVGGMPMICRVKGSLDNVVDEIIVSVRDEKQRDLVFPYLREITPFVYDELHDIGPLAGVNACLKAAKGEYVVVVACDMPFISPEVVDYLFKAAEGHDAAVPVRENGFIEPLHAVYRREAMIQAVDEAIRRGRRRIAAPLDYLKDVVYVPVEKLREIDPDLKTFVNVNRAEDMPAE; this comes from the coding sequence ATGAGGTCGGGTATCATCCTCGCGGGCGGCCGGTCCACCCGGTTCGGCGGCGGGGAGAAGTCGCTGAAGGAAGTCGGGGGAATGCCTATGATCTGCAGGGTCAAGGGCTCTCTGGACAATGTCGTGGACGAGATCATCGTGTCGGTCCGGGACGAGAAGCAGCGGGACCTCGTCTTTCCCTACCTCAGAGAGATCACGCCCTTCGTGTACGACGAGCTGCACGACATCGGCCCTCTAGCCGGAGTCAACGCCTGTCTGAAGGCGGCGAAGGGGGAGTACGTGGTCGTGGTGGCCTGCGACATGCCTTTCATCAGCCCGGAGGTCGTCGATTACCTGTTCAAGGCAGCCGAAGGCCACGATGCCGCCGTCCCTGTCCGGGAGAACGGCTTCATCGAGCCCCTCCACGCCGTATACCGGCGAGAGGCGATGATACAAGCGGTAGACGAAGCGATCCGCCGGGGCAGGAGAAGGATAGCGGCGCCTTTAGACTATTTAAAAGACGTCGTCTACGTGCCGGTCGAAAAGCTGCGGGAGATCGACCCTGACCTGAAGACTTTCGTCAATGTCAACCGGGCGGAGGACATGCCGGCCGAATAG